The following are encoded in a window of Staphylococcus piscifermentans genomic DNA:
- a CDS encoding 5'-nucleotidase, lipoprotein e(P4) family gives MNKIAKYSAIVGLASSLLVAGPANAQAAGGAPASSAVKEQHSTQQEANLGEQNTMSVSWYQNSAEAKALYLQGYNTAKDNLDKELKHYHGKGKGKKQPAIVLDIDETVLDNSPYQAYASLNNTTFPDGWHEWVMAAKAKPVYGAKAFLNYANKKGVAIYYVSDRDKETELEATAKNLKAQGLPQNDKSHILLKGKNDKNKQSRRDAVKKHHNLLMLFGDNLLDFDDPKAKTAQARTDLINEKKEEFGRKYIIFPNPMYGSWESTLYHNDYSKSAAEKDQLRKSSLTTFDPNTGEVKQAQQ, from the coding sequence ATGAACAAAATTGCAAAGTATTCAGCAATCGTAGGATTGGCAAGTTCACTCTTAGTAGCAGGTCCAGCAAATGCGCAAGCTGCAGGTGGTGCTCCTGCTTCGTCAGCAGTGAAAGAACAGCATTCGACACAACAAGAAGCTAATTTAGGTGAACAAAATACCATGAGCGTGTCTTGGTATCAAAATTCAGCCGAGGCTAAAGCGTTATATTTACAAGGTTACAATACAGCAAAAGATAACTTAGATAAAGAATTGAAACATTATCATGGTAAAGGAAAAGGCAAGAAGCAACCTGCCATTGTCTTAGATATTGATGAAACAGTATTAGATAATTCACCTTATCAAGCTTATGCTTCTCTCAATAACACTACATTTCCAGATGGATGGCATGAGTGGGTAATGGCTGCTAAGGCTAAACCAGTTTATGGTGCTAAAGCTTTCTTAAATTATGCGAATAAAAAAGGAGTAGCCATCTATTATGTATCTGACCGTGATAAAGAGACAGAATTAGAAGCAACGGCTAAGAATTTGAAAGCCCAAGGTTTGCCTCAAAATGATAAGTCGCATATTTTACTTAAAGGGAAAAATGATAAAAATAAACAAAGCCGTCGCGATGCTGTGAAGAAGCATCATAACTTATTAATGTTATTCGGCGATAACTTGCTGGATTTTGACGATCCTAAAGCTAAAACAGCACAAGCCCGTACAGATTTAATCAATGAGAAAAAAGAAGAATTCGGGCGTAAATACATTATTTTCCCTAATCCGATGTATGGCAGTTGGGAGTCAACGTTATATCACAATGATTATAGTAAATCTGCTGCCGAAAAAGACCAATTGCGCAAAAGTTCATTAACAACTTTTGATCCGAATACAGGAGAAGTAAAGCAGGCTCAACAATAG
- a CDS encoding 2,3-diphosphoglycerate-dependent phosphoglycerate mutase translates to MPTLILCRHGQSVWNAENLFTGWTDVDLSKQGVEEATTSGDRLKQEGIEIDVAFTSVLQRAIKTTYYLLERSDQLFVPVTKTWRLNERHYGGLQGLNKDAAREEFGEDQVHIWRRSYDIAPPEATAEQRELDLADRKYQGLDHRVIPTSESLKDTLGRVIPYWNDAIAPELLQDKTVLVSAHGNSLRALIKHIEGVSDEDIVGYEIKTGSPLIYELDDNLGFISKHYL, encoded by the coding sequence ATGCCAACATTAATATTATGCCGACACGGACAAAGTGTCTGGAATGCAGAAAACTTATTTACAGGATGGACTGATGTAGATTTATCAAAACAAGGTGTGGAAGAAGCAACAACTTCAGGAGATCGTTTGAAGCAAGAAGGTATTGAAATTGATGTTGCTTTCACTTCAGTTCTGCAACGTGCAATTAAAACAACTTACTATTTATTAGAAAGATCAGATCAACTCTTTGTTCCAGTTACTAAAACTTGGCGTTTGAATGAACGACATTATGGCGGTTTGCAAGGATTGAATAAAGATGCTGCACGTGAAGAATTCGGTGAAGATCAAGTACACATTTGGAGACGTTCATATGATATTGCCCCTCCAGAAGCAACTGCAGAACAACGTGAATTAGACTTAGCGGATCGTAAATATCAAGGACTAGACCATCGTGTCATACCTACTTCAGAAAGTTTGAAAGACACATTGGGTCGTGTAATCCCTTATTGGAACGACGCAATTGCACCAGAATTATTGCAAGATAAAACTGTATTGGTATCTGCACACGGTAATTCATTACGTGCACTGATCAAACACATTGAAGGTGTTTCTGATGAAGATATTGTAGGTTATGAAATTAAAACCGGCTCACCGTTAATCTACGAATTAGATGATAATTTAGGATTTATCTCTAAACATTATCTATAA
- a CDS encoding APC family permease, translating into MFNQLKHLLIGKPKRNRELSHEKITKVKALAILSSDALSSVAYGPEQILITLTAVSVAATWFTLPITAGILILLLALILSYRQIIYAYPEGGGAYVVTKHNLGEKLSLLAGGSLLVDYTLTVAVSISSGADAFIAAFPNLHTHKVLIACLLVVIILILNLRGLTDSAKVLSYPVYLFIFGMIVLILYGTFKVATGQAQPNMHAAVGTAVPGVTLFLLLRAFSSGASSLTGIEAISNAVTNFHNPAPKNAVKTLVAMGSILAFLLIGIVGLSYWYGIVPHMETTVLSQLATHVFGENVAFYFIQATTVLILVLAANTGFTAFPLLAANMAQDKYMPHMFTVRGDRLGFSNSMIILGSVAIMLIIAFKGATENLIPLYATGVFIPFTLAQYGMVIKWIRERPKGWLLKLSANAVGGTITFVVFMIFLITKFSHVWSILIFLPFVVFVLLKIRSHYRDIAEELRTDAVFKELAHIEKNLALIPVSSISAIVDKSIEYAELTADRTIAVHVSFDRTKDKAFQEKWKNHYPGIRLVIVHSEYRSIVRPLARFIDRIRSKAENDHFVITVIVPQFITKKGWQNLLHNQTGIALRWTLFYQKNCILAMIPMKLKK; encoded by the coding sequence ATATTTAATCAATTGAAACATCTGTTGATTGGTAAACCAAAAAGAAACAGAGAACTTTCACATGAAAAAATTACTAAAGTCAAAGCGTTAGCTATTTTATCATCTGATGCTTTATCTTCAGTGGCTTATGGGCCGGAACAGATACTGATTACATTAACTGCTGTCAGTGTAGCAGCTACATGGTTCACTTTGCCGATTACAGCAGGCATACTGATTTTACTTTTAGCTTTGATTTTATCTTATAGACAGATCATTTATGCCTATCCAGAAGGCGGCGGCGCCTATGTGGTAACTAAACATAATTTAGGAGAAAAATTATCTTTGTTAGCGGGAGGCTCGTTGCTCGTAGATTATACCTTAACAGTGGCAGTAAGTATTTCATCAGGGGCAGATGCATTTATAGCAGCCTTTCCCAATCTGCATACGCATAAAGTGTTGATTGCTTGTTTGTTGGTGGTCATCATTTTAATTTTAAATTTACGTGGTTTGACTGATTCGGCGAAGGTCTTGTCGTATCCTGTGTACTTGTTTATCTTTGGTATGATTGTATTAATACTATACGGCACATTTAAAGTTGCTACCGGCCAAGCGCAACCCAATATGCATGCGGCAGTAGGTACAGCGGTTCCTGGAGTTACTTTGTTCTTGTTATTGCGTGCTTTTTCTTCAGGAGCGTCCTCTTTAACAGGGATTGAAGCGATTTCCAACGCTGTAACCAATTTCCATAATCCTGCACCGAAAAATGCAGTAAAAACTTTAGTCGCAATGGGCAGTATTTTAGCCTTCTTATTGATAGGAATAGTGGGTCTTTCATATTGGTATGGCATTGTACCACATATGGAAACTACTGTTTTATCACAACTGGCGACTCATGTATTTGGAGAAAACGTAGCGTTTTACTTTATCCAAGCGACTACGGTTTTAATACTAGTATTAGCTGCAAATACTGGATTTACAGCTTTTCCGTTATTAGCAGCCAATATGGCGCAAGATAAATATATGCCCCATATGTTTACTGTACGCGGTGACCGTTTAGGCTTTTCTAATTCAATGATTATCTTAGGCAGTGTGGCTATCATGCTTATCATTGCTTTTAAAGGTGCTACTGAAAATTTAATTCCGTTATATGCTACAGGGGTGTTTATTCCCTTTACGCTAGCGCAGTACGGCATGGTTATTAAATGGATCAGAGAACGTCCGAAAGGCTGGTTATTAAAATTATCTGCTAACGCTGTTGGCGGTACGATTACTTTTGTCGTGTTCATGATTTTCTTGATTACTAAATTCTCACATGTATGGTCAATTTTAATTTTCTTACCTTTTGTCGTATTTGTCTTATTGAAAATACGTTCGCATTATCGCGACATCGCTGAAGAGTTGCGTACAGACGCAGTATTCAAAGAGTTGGCACATATTGAGAAAAACTTAGCTTTGATACCTGTCAGCAGTATATCTGCAATTGTAGACAAATCGATTGAATATGCGGAATTGACTGCTGATCGTACGATTGCAGTACATGTGTCCTTTGATAGAACTAAAGATAAAGCCTTTCAAGAAAAATGGAAAAACCATTATCCTGGCATCCGTTTAGTGATAGTACATTCTGAATATCGCAGTATTGTACGACCATTAGCACGATTCATTGATAGAATACGTAGCAAAGCGGAGAACGACCATTTTGTCATCACAGTTATTGTCCCTCAATTTATTACGAAGAAAGGTTGGCAGAACTTGTTGCATAACCAAACAGGAATTGCTTTAAGATGGACATTGTTCTATCAAAAAAATTGTATTTTAGCTATGATTCCAATGAAATTGAAAAAATAA
- a CDS encoding aggregation-promoting factor C-terminal-like domain-containing protein has translation MKKLLLSSFAAFSIATAASAGIQADTNTNTAHAAEQSSTQSVHDRFIAAGGTEAMWENIVMPESGGNPNAVNELGYQGLGQTKEAWGTGSVEEQTKGMIQYAEDRYGSIDQAIQFREANGWW, from the coding sequence ATGAAAAAATTATTGTTGTCATCATTTGCTGCTTTTTCAATCGCTACAGCAGCAAGTGCAGGAATCCAAGCAGATACGAACACAAACACAGCACACGCAGCTGAACAATCAAGTACACAATCTGTACATGACCGTTTTATCGCTGCAGGCGGTACTGAAGCAATGTGGGAAAATATTGTGATGCCTGAATCAGGCGGCAATCCGAATGCTGTAAATGAATTAGGTTATCAAGGTCTAGGTCAAACGAAAGAAGCTTGGGGAACAGGTTCTGTTGAAGAACAAACTAAAGGCATGATTCAATATGCTGAAGATCGCTACGGTTCAATCGACCAAGCTATTCAATTCCGAGAAGCAAACGGCTGGTGGTAA
- a CDS encoding amino acid permease, translating to MGQKLQKELSNRHIQLIAIGGAIGTGLFLGSGQTIKLTGPSIFIAYLIIGMFLFAFMRGLGELLLSNTRFNSFVDIANEYLGPFGGFVIGWTYWFCWIVSSMSDLTAIGQYIAYWLPQVPNWISVLFVVLVLIAFNLLGAKLFGELEFWFALIKIITILALIVVGLILIFFSFKTDHGTASFSNLVTHGGLFPHGAFGFLMAFQMAIYSFIGIELIGVTAGETKDRDKTIPKAINNVPVRILLFYVGSLIIITSVVPWNTLSENSSPFVKVFGLIGIPFAASLVNFVVITAAASATNSGIYSNSRILFGLAEQGLGPKVLGKVNSHGVPHISMLISSVLLLFAALLNYIFPNAVQLFIYVTTLSTVLYLFVWTLIIISYIVYAFKNKEEHKANKFKLPGGPYAGFVVLAFFIFAYVLLLFTDETRKALFVSPIWFIFMIIMYQKYKNNARANVQKFRDSNKPKAD from the coding sequence TTGGGGCAAAAATTGCAAAAGGAGCTTTCCAATAGGCATATTCAATTAATTGCCATTGGCGGAGCAATCGGTACAGGCCTCTTCTTAGGTTCTGGCCAAACTATTAAACTGACAGGTCCAAGTATATTTATCGCATATTTAATTATCGGCATGTTCTTATTTGCATTTATGCGCGGACTTGGGGAATTGTTACTCAGCAACACGAGATTCAACTCGTTTGTAGATATTGCAAATGAGTATTTAGGACCGTTCGGCGGCTTCGTTATTGGATGGACATATTGGTTCTGCTGGATTGTATCAAGCATGTCTGATTTGACTGCAATTGGGCAATATATCGCTTATTGGTTGCCGCAAGTACCCAACTGGATTTCAGTCCTTTTTGTCGTACTGGTCTTAATCGCATTCAACTTATTAGGTGCTAAACTATTTGGGGAGTTAGAATTTTGGTTCGCTTTGATTAAAATTATTACGATTCTCGCTTTAATCGTTGTAGGTTTAATCTTAATCTTCTTCTCTTTTAAAACAGATCATGGTACAGCAAGCTTCAGTAATTTAGTAACACATGGAGGTCTGTTCCCTCACGGAGCATTCGGATTCTTAATGGCCTTCCAAATGGCGATTTATTCATTTATCGGTATTGAATTGATTGGCGTAACAGCCGGCGAAACAAAAGATCGTGATAAAACGATACCGAAAGCTATTAATAATGTTCCTGTACGTATTTTACTTTTCTACGTTGGGTCATTAATTATTATCACATCTGTAGTACCTTGGAATACACTCAGTGAAAATTCAAGTCCTTTCGTGAAAGTATTCGGCTTGATTGGTATTCCATTTGCAGCCAGCTTAGTCAACTTTGTGGTAATTACAGCTGCCGCTTCAGCAACAAATAGTGGTATTTACTCAAACAGTCGTATTTTATTCGGTTTAGCTGAACAAGGACTAGGGCCGAAAGTTTTAGGTAAAGTCAATAGTCATGGTGTACCACATATTTCTATGTTAATTTCATCAGTACTATTATTATTTGCAGCATTATTAAACTATATTTTTCCTAATGCTGTGCAACTCTTTATTTACGTTACAACATTATCGACTGTATTATACTTATTCGTATGGACGTTGATTATTATTTCCTACATCGTCTATGCCTTCAAAAATAAAGAAGAACATAAAGCGAATAAATTTAAATTACCCGGCGGACCATATGCAGGATTTGTAGTTTTAGCCTTCTTCATTTTTGCATATGTGTTATTATTATTTACTGATGAAACGAGAAAAGCCTTATTCGTTTCTCCGATTTGGTTCATCTTTATGATAATTATGTATCAGAAATATAAAAATAATGCACGTGCTAACGTACAAAAATTCAGAGATAGCAATAAACCTAAAGCCGATTAA
- a CDS encoding putative metal homeostasis protein, with translation MKQDLATARRNLHSPNIKTRKRALKIIKTHKRNKKAQ, from the coding sequence ATGAAACAAGATTTAGCAACAGCGCGTCGTAATTTGCATAGTCCTAATATCAAGACACGTAAACGTGCCTTGAAAATTATTAAGACGCATAAACGTAATAAAAAAGCCCAATAA
- a CDS encoding amino acid ABC transporter substrate-binding protein, translated as MKRILLTVLTIVLTVALAACGNGSSDNKSSKSKDDKTLVVGTEGTYAPFTYHDKKGNLTGYDIDVTKAVAKEMGYKVKFKETQWDSMFAGLDSGRFDMIANQVGINKDREAKYKFSKPYTYSSGVLVVNKDNKNIKSFDDVKGKKMAQTFTSNYGELAKSKGAELVKVDGFNQAMDLLQSHRVEGTFNDSLSYLDYKKQKPDAKIKEIKGNAEKSKTAFTFTKKEDDATIKKVNKALDKLEKDGELAKIGKKWFGQDVSKP; from the coding sequence ATGAAGAGAATATTATTAACTGTTTTAACAATCGTGTTAACTGTAGCTTTAGCTGCATGCGGCAACGGTTCAAGTGATAACAAATCATCTAAGTCTAAAGATGATAAAACTTTAGTGGTAGGAACAGAAGGGACTTATGCACCTTTTACATACCATGACAAAAAAGGAAACTTAACAGGTTACGACATCGATGTAACTAAAGCAGTAGCGAAAGAAATGGGTTACAAAGTTAAATTCAAAGAAACACAATGGGATTCTATGTTTGCAGGATTGGATTCAGGTCGTTTCGATATGATTGCCAACCAAGTCGGTATTAATAAAGATAGAGAAGCGAAATATAAATTCTCTAAACCTTACACTTATTCAAGCGGTGTATTAGTAGTGAATAAAGATAATAAAAATATCAAGTCATTTGATGACGTTAAAGGTAAGAAAATGGCACAAACATTTACTTCTAACTATGGTGAACTTGCAAAATCTAAAGGTGCCGAGTTAGTTAAAGTAGACGGTTTCAACCAAGCAATGGATTTATTACAATCTCACCGTGTTGAAGGTACTTTCAATGACAGCTTGTCTTACTTAGATTACAAAAAGCAAAAACCTGATGCTAAAATCAAAGAAATCAAAGGTAATGCAGAAAAAAGTAAAACTGCTTTCACTTTCACTAAAAAAGAAGACGATGCAACAATCAAAAAAGTCAATAAAGCTTTAGATAAACTAGAAAAAGATGGCGAGTTAGCTAAAATCGGTAAGAAATGGTTTGGTCAAGATGTTTCTAAACCTTAA
- a CDS encoding C39 family peptidase yields MSKKLLNVKPKSQLSPIPMVMGCEGTAASMLLNYNHIYVHPYSLMKRWPKHSSNPNKGYVGHFLMFKPGAHQTIFPQAFAPYLQLYDTKIIDGTGTSLEELETLIDNGQPALVYHTVLGQKPHKRTFKVDSGREEWVSNIHITLLVGYDDTHYYYIDPLWSQFGNKLIVPALIPSKFQTIKIPKEKMKESYDSVGRLAIYHKA; encoded by the coding sequence ATGAGTAAAAAATTATTGAATGTGAAACCTAAAAGTCAATTGTCCCCAATTCCAATGGTGATGGGATGTGAAGGTACAGCAGCTTCTATGTTGCTGAACTATAACCATATTTATGTTCATCCCTATTCATTAATGAAACGCTGGCCTAAACACTCGAGCAATCCGAATAAAGGATACGTCGGACATTTCTTAATGTTTAAGCCAGGCGCTCACCAAACAATATTTCCGCAAGCTTTCGCCCCTTACTTGCAACTTTACGATACTAAAATTATAGACGGCACGGGTACATCCCTAGAAGAATTAGAAACTTTAATCGACAATGGACAACCTGCCTTGGTATACCATACTGTATTAGGACAAAAGCCCCACAAGCGTACATTCAAAGTAGATTCAGGACGAGAAGAATGGGTTTCTAACATCCATATCACATTGTTAGTGGGTTATGATGATACACATTATTACTACATCGATCCATTATGGTCACAATTCGGCAACAAATTAATAGTGCCTGCTCTTATTCCTTCAAAATTCCAAACGATTAAAATACCTAAAGAAAAAATGAAAGAAAGTTATGATTCTGTGGGACGTCTTGCGATTTATCATAAAGCATGA
- a CDS encoding amino acid ABC transporter permease, which produces MFLNLNAIVLNEQQAHALDAARQAFLPMLGGLVKYSIPITLATFVLGLIIALFTALMRISTSKILRGIARVYVSIIRGTPMIVQLFIIFYGLPELGRLLTNNPDTQWTLPSVVAAIIGLSLNVGAYASEIIRGGILSIPKGQTEAAYSIGMNYRQTIQRIILPQAIRVSVPALGNTFLSLLKDTSLLGFILVAEMFRKAQEVASTTYEYLTIYILVALLYWVVCFIISVIQSFYESYLERGYRS; this is translated from the coding sequence ATGTTTCTAAACCTTAATGCTATTGTTTTGAATGAACAGCAGGCTCATGCACTAGATGCAGCACGACAAGCTTTCTTGCCGATGTTGGGCGGTTTAGTTAAATATTCCATTCCAATTACGTTAGCGACATTTGTATTAGGATTAATTATTGCATTATTTACAGCTTTGATGCGTATCAGTACAAGTAAAATTTTACGTGGTATTGCCAGAGTTTATGTATCGATTATTCGTGGGACACCGATGATTGTACAATTATTCATTATTTTCTATGGTTTGCCGGAACTAGGCAGATTATTGACGAACAATCCTGATACACAATGGACCTTACCATCAGTAGTAGCGGCAATTATCGGGTTATCTCTGAATGTCGGTGCCTATGCTTCAGAAATTATCCGTGGTGGTATTCTGTCAATTCCGAAAGGACAAACTGAAGCGGCCTATTCAATCGGCATGAATTATCGTCAAACAATTCAACGCATTATTTTGCCGCAAGCAATCAGAGTCTCTGTACCTGCGCTCGGCAACACCTTCCTCAGCTTACTGAAAGATACTTCCTTGCTCGGATTTATCTTAGTAGCTGAGATGTTCAGAAAGGCACAAGAAGTAGCCTCGACAACGTACGAATATTTAACGATTTATATACTTGTGGCGTTGTTATACTGGGTTGTTTGCTTTATCATTTCAGTGATTCAATCCTTCTATGAATCTTACTTAGAAAGAGGTTATCGTTCATGA
- a CDS encoding GtrA family protein: MKLTKTHYEIIKFIIVGGINTLDYYLVYLLLLKGIGLNYMLSHITGFIVSFVISYYLNCYFVYKVKPTWGKFIQFPLTQVVNMGMQTLLLYIFVQWLHISSVIAPFAGLILTIPITFILSKYILRDR; encoded by the coding sequence ATGAAACTCACTAAAACACATTATGAAATTATTAAGTTTATTATTGTCGGCGGCATTAATACTTTAGATTATTACCTTGTTTATTTGCTGTTATTAAAAGGAATCGGATTGAATTATATGCTCAGTCATATAACAGGATTTATAGTCAGCTTTGTAATTTCATATTATTTAAATTGTTACTTTGTCTATAAAGTGAAACCGACTTGGGGAAAATTTATTCAATTTCCACTCACTCAAGTCGTTAATATGGGAATGCAGACGCTATTATTATATATCTTTGTTCAATGGTTACATATTTCGTCTGTTATCGCACCATTCGCCGGCTTGATATTAACTATACCGATTACTTTTATTTTATCTAAATATATATTACGTGATCGCTGA
- a CDS encoding multidrug effflux MFS transporter: MIKNEQSRLPLIMIIVLGAMTAFGPMLVDMYNPALPQVQDDFGVSTSTSQLTLSFVMIGMALGQFIFGPLSDIYGRKRTVMTILILMALVSLGCVFISSIDLFLGLRFIQGLLGGGAIVIARATVGDQFDGTALTQALAALLVVNGIITIVAPLVGGYTLAFASWKMIFAALTIISVVIFVAAMVLMKETRSDAVARLNFGEIIKDFGHLLSKPKFVVPMLMQGLTYVMLFSYAAASPFITQKIYHMTPQAFGWMYAVNGVGLILMSQVTAFAVKYISREKLLHILTTIQLTGVFLVIITTWFHLPLWLLVIAFFIMVCPVTGIGPVGFALAIEERSGGSGNASSLLGLFQFILGGIIAPLVGIKGGTNVGPFIIIIVITSILVIVLNIWLSRLIKKA; encoded by the coding sequence ATGATTAAAAATGAACAATCGAGATTGCCTTTAATCATGATTATCGTTTTGGGTGCGATGACAGCTTTCGGTCCAATGCTGGTCGATATGTATAATCCAGCTTTGCCGCAAGTGCAAGATGATTTTGGTGTTTCCACTTCAACATCTCAACTCACGCTATCCTTCGTTATGATTGGTATGGCACTAGGTCAATTTATTTTCGGTCCCCTTTCAGATATTTATGGGCGTAAACGAACAGTAATGACTATTTTGATATTAATGGCACTCGTCTCACTTGGATGTGTCTTTATCAGTTCAATTGACCTATTTTTAGGATTACGTTTTATTCAAGGCCTGCTCGGCGGCGGTGCTATTGTGATTGCACGTGCTACAGTAGGCGATCAATTTGACGGAACTGCTTTAACACAAGCTTTAGCAGCATTATTAGTGGTGAACGGAATTATTACCATCGTAGCACCACTTGTAGGGGGCTACACATTAGCCTTTGCTTCATGGAAAATGATTTTTGCAGCTTTAACTATTATTTCCGTGGTTATCTTTGTAGCAGCAATGGTTTTGATGAAAGAAACGCGTTCGGATGCAGTTGCACGTCTGAATTTCGGTGAAATCATCAAAGACTTCGGCCATTTACTCAGCAAACCGAAATTCGTAGTACCGATGTTGATGCAAGGTTTAACATACGTCATGTTATTCAGCTATGCAGCAGCCTCTCCATTTATTACACAAAAAATTTACCACATGACACCTCAAGCATTTGGCTGGATGTATGCGGTAAACGGTGTAGGTTTAATCTTAATGAGTCAGGTAACTGCATTTGCGGTCAAATATATTTCGCGTGAAAAATTATTGCACATCTTAACAACTATTCAATTAACAGGTGTATTCCTAGTAATCATCACTACTTGGTTCCACCTTCCATTATGGTTATTAGTTATTGCTTTCTTCATTATGGTTTGTCCTGTAACAGGTATTGGACCAGTCGGATTTGCTTTGGCAATTGAAGAAAGATCGGGAGGAAGCGGTAATGCTTCAAGTTTACTAGGACTTTTCCAATTCATTTTAGGTGGTATTATTGCACCGTTAGTGGGTATTAAAGGCGGCACAAATGTAGGTCCATTTATCATTATTATTGTTATTACAAGTATTTTAGTAATTGTATTAAATATTTGGTTGAGTCGTTTAATTAAAAAAGCATAA
- a CDS encoding cation diffusion facilitator family transporter, which translates to MSASDNLQKAQRGAYLSLVVYIILSAAKFIVGYTFHSAAVRADALNNMTDILVSIAVIVGLKISIKPADKNHPYGHLKSENIATLLVSFIIMFVGVQVVMQNFPRIFRNDYHTPNPITIVVSIVSGIIMLAVFYYNFRLAKRTNSRSLHSSSLDNLSDSIVSLGTGVGLIFTQFGFPIVDIILATVLGLLIIYTGFSIFRESIFTLSDGFNERDLEMYRQEVLEVPDVIDVKTIKGRYHGSSVFVDVTIVVQPDITLDEAHEICDRVETYMHERGVSSVYVHPEPYHPERNQELEK; encoded by the coding sequence ATGTCAGCAAGCGATAATTTACAGAAAGCGCAACGTGGTGCCTATTTAAGTTTAGTTGTTTATATCATTTTATCAGCAGCTAAGTTTATTGTAGGATATACCTTCCATTCAGCAGCGGTTCGTGCAGATGCCTTAAATAATATGACAGATATTTTAGTTTCAATCGCGGTGATTGTCGGGTTGAAGATTTCCATTAAACCTGCAGATAAAAATCATCCATATGGTCATTTGAAATCCGAAAATATCGCTACATTGCTTGTCTCTTTCATCATTATGTTTGTAGGGGTACAAGTGGTTATGCAAAATTTCCCGCGCATATTTAGAAATGACTATCATACACCTAACCCGATTACGATTGTAGTCAGCATAGTCAGCGGGATTATTATGTTAGCTGTTTTTTATTATAATTTCAGATTAGCTAAGCGTACAAACAGTCGTTCTTTACATTCGTCATCATTAGATAATCTATCAGATAGTATTGTCAGTTTAGGTACAGGCGTCGGTTTGATTTTTACACAATTTGGATTTCCGATTGTCGATATCATTTTAGCCACAGTTCTAGGTTTATTGATTATTTACACAGGTTTCTCTATATTTAGAGAATCTATTTTTACGTTAAGTGATGGTTTTAATGAACGAGACTTAGAAATGTATCGTCAAGAAGTGTTGGAAGTGCCTGATGTAATTGATGTTAAGACCATCAAGGGCCGTTATCACGGAAGCAGTGTATTTGTGGATGTCACGATCGTTGTACAGCCTGATATTACTTTAGATGAAGCGCACGAAATCTGTGATAGAGTTGAAACTTACATGCATGAGAGAGGGGTTTCTTCTGTTTATGTACATCCTGAACCTTATCATCCAGAAAGAAATCAAGAGTTAGAAAAATAA